One Amblyomma americanum isolate KBUSLIRL-KWMA chromosome 8, ASM5285725v1, whole genome shotgun sequence DNA window includes the following coding sequences:
- the LOC144100301 gene encoding uncharacterized protein LOC144100301 has translation MTEAEDLPRARTLGQPVVEAVGASCVWSIIITEVKATAAFRPAAPALPALRQQSDSSWEARWLKGPSACSPNNEAATTVWKAVVMWVDGSGVSRPRHRLQRKPVAITEVHHSCV, from the exons CTCGAACACTTGGACAGCCCGTCGTCGAGGCAGTGGGCGCCTCTTGTGTCTGGAGCATTATCATCACGGAGGTGAAGGCGACGGCCGCTTTTCGCCCAGCAGCCCCTGCTCTCCCAGCCCTGAGGCAGCAGAGCGACTCAAG CTGGGAGGCCCGGTGGCTCAAGGGACCGTCGGCATGCTCACCGAACAATGAAGCCGCCACCACTGTCTGGAAGGCTGTCGTCATGTGGGTGGACGGCTCTGGCGTCAGTCGT CCTCGACACAGGCTGCAGCGAAAGCCAGTGGCCATTACCGAGGTACACCACAGCTGCGTCTGA